Proteins encoded within one genomic window of Panicum virgatum strain AP13 chromosome 1N, P.virgatum_v5, whole genome shotgun sequence:
- the LOC120656851 gene encoding probable purine permease 11 isoform X1, which produces MAGDDGSSAGAGRGRGSTEDEVQIQIAGSSKPETSSTNETASQSSPTKHWHWWLMVVLNIFFLIAGQTASTLLGRFYYNQGGNSKWMSTFVQTAGFPVLFIALYLFRSKSTQTATTSPETSGTKITLIYIALGLIIAADDLMYSYGLLYLPVSTYSLICASQLAFNAVFSYFLNAQKFTALIFNSVVLLTFSAALLGVDEDSQGTNGLSHGKYILGFVLTLGASATYSLILSLMQVTFEKVIKRETFSVVLNMQIYTALVATIASLIGLFASGEWKTLEGEMHAFGSGKLSYVMTLLWTAISWQIASVGVVGLIFVVSSLFSNVISTLALPIIPVFAVIFFHDKMDGVKIIAMLMAIWGFISYGYQLYVDDKKARKTSVSVEESS; this is translated from the exons ATGGCTGGCGACGACGGCAGCAGCGCGGGCGCCGGCAGGGGAAGAGGCAGCACGGAAGATGAGGTCCAGATACAGATCGCAG GATCATCCAAACCTGAAACTTCTTCTACTAACGAAACAGCCAGCCAAAGCTCTCCTACCAAGCATTGGCATTGGTGGTTGATGGTTGTTCTAAACATTTTCTTCCTCATTGCTGGTCAGACAGCATCAACACTCCTTGGGAGGTTCTACTACAACCAGGGTGGAAATAGCAAGTGGATGTCCACATTTGTCCAAACTGCTGGCTTTCCTGTGCTATTCATCGCCCTATATCTGTTCCGTTCAAAATCTACACAAACAGCCACCACTAGCCCTGAGACTTCTGGCACCAAAATTACTCTGATATATATTGCCCTGGGGCTCATCATTGCTGCAGACGACTTGATGTATTCCTATGGCCTATTATACCTTCCTGTATCAACATATTCGCTCATATGTGCTAGCCAGCTGGCCTTCAATGCTGTCTTCTCATATTTCCTCAATGCTCAAAAGTTCACTGCATTGATTTTCAACTCTGTAGTCCTCCTTACCTTTTCTGCTGCACTTCTTGGAGTTGATGAAGATTCTCAGGGTACTAATGGTTTATCGCATGGGAAGTACATATTGGGTTTCGTGCTGACGCTAGGAGCATCAGCCACATACTCCCTGATTCTCTCTTTGATGCAAGTTACATTTGAGAAGGTTATTAAGAGGGAGACTTTCTCAGTCGTCTTGAACATGCAGATATATACAGCACTTGTGGCAACAATAGCTTCTCTTATTGGGTTATTTGCAAGTGGTGAATGGAAGACTTTAGAGGGAGAGATGCATGCCTTCGGCTCAGGGAAGCTGTCCTACGTGATGACACTTCTGTGGACTGCTATATCTTGGCAGATAGCTTCCGTTGGAGTGGTGGGTTTGATCTTTGTGGTGTCATCACTCTTTTCAAATGTGATAAGCACACTAGCTCTACCCATCATTCCAGTTTTTGCTGTGATTTTCTTCCACGACAAGATGGATGGAGTGAAGATTATTGCTATGTTGATGGCCATCTGGGGATTTATTTCATATGGCTACCAATTATATGTTGATGACAAGAAAGCTAGGAAGACTTCAGTTAGTGTGGAGGAGAGTTCTTAA
- the LOC120656851 gene encoding probable purine permease 11 isoform X2: MVVLNIFFLIAGQTASTLLGRFYYNQGGNSKWMSTFVQTAGFPVLFIALYLFRSKSTQTATTSPETSGTKITLIYIALGLIIAADDLMYSYGLLYLPVSTYSLICASQLAFNAVFSYFLNAQKFTALIFNSVVLLTFSAALLGVDEDSQGTNGLSHGKYILGFVLTLGASATYSLILSLMQVTFEKVIKRETFSVVLNMQIYTALVATIASLIGLFASGEWKTLEGEMHAFGSGKLSYVMTLLWTAISWQIASVGVVGLIFVVSSLFSNVISTLALPIIPVFAVIFFHDKMDGVKIIAMLMAIWGFISYGYQLYVDDKKARKTSVSVEESS, translated from the coding sequence ATGGTTGTTCTAAACATTTTCTTCCTCATTGCTGGTCAGACAGCATCAACACTCCTTGGGAGGTTCTACTACAACCAGGGTGGAAATAGCAAGTGGATGTCCACATTTGTCCAAACTGCTGGCTTTCCTGTGCTATTCATCGCCCTATATCTGTTCCGTTCAAAATCTACACAAACAGCCACCACTAGCCCTGAGACTTCTGGCACCAAAATTACTCTGATATATATTGCCCTGGGGCTCATCATTGCTGCAGACGACTTGATGTATTCCTATGGCCTATTATACCTTCCTGTATCAACATATTCGCTCATATGTGCTAGCCAGCTGGCCTTCAATGCTGTCTTCTCATATTTCCTCAATGCTCAAAAGTTCACTGCATTGATTTTCAACTCTGTAGTCCTCCTTACCTTTTCTGCTGCACTTCTTGGAGTTGATGAAGATTCTCAGGGTACTAATGGTTTATCGCATGGGAAGTACATATTGGGTTTCGTGCTGACGCTAGGAGCATCAGCCACATACTCCCTGATTCTCTCTTTGATGCAAGTTACATTTGAGAAGGTTATTAAGAGGGAGACTTTCTCAGTCGTCTTGAACATGCAGATATATACAGCACTTGTGGCAACAATAGCTTCTCTTATTGGGTTATTTGCAAGTGGTGAATGGAAGACTTTAGAGGGAGAGATGCATGCCTTCGGCTCAGGGAAGCTGTCCTACGTGATGACACTTCTGTGGACTGCTATATCTTGGCAGATAGCTTCCGTTGGAGTGGTGGGTTTGATCTTTGTGGTGTCATCACTCTTTTCAAATGTGATAAGCACACTAGCTCTACCCATCATTCCAGTTTTTGCTGTGATTTTCTTCCACGACAAGATGGATGGAGTGAAGATTATTGCTATGTTGATGGCCATCTGGGGATTTATTTCATATGGCTACCAATTATATGTTGATGACAAGAAAGCTAGGAAGACTTCAGTTAGTGTGGAGGAGAGTTCTTAA